In the Podospora pseudocomata strain CBS 415.72m chromosome 5, whole genome shotgun sequence genome, one interval contains:
- a CDS encoding hypothetical protein (EggNog:ENOG503NUA9; COG:S; antiSMASH:Cluster_4) codes for MASTDDAPPVTTTATSAPSPPAASPSPAPEGKLSGKSSPKSGAGSPRNLDDALDPLNGEHWTQHPVEDDSDSVLDSILSSTASLSSSIFEYRNINGRTFHSDKTNAEYWGPNDDKQLQSQDIIHHCLTLVLEGRLYLAPIDAGKISKVLDVGTGGGLWAIDFADLHPNLEVTGTDISPVQPSWVPPNVRFEIEDATLPWTFRENSFDFVHMRYLFGSIPDWDAIFEQAYAATKPGGWIESFEADANLYSEDGTVTEDSPMGTWTKVFKEAKKKFGRTFFPIEEDVQRRGIEKAGFVNITVKDIKVPMTGFPKDPKLKEIGQYSHLAIEQDLEGMVLYIFGEVMGWSVVEIHAFLAHFRKQMRNKNCHPLFPIRIVYAQKPEKKKD; via the exons ATGGCCTCCACCGACGACGCTCCacctgtcaccaccaccgcaacatcggcgccatccccaccagctgcttccccttccccggcGCCGGAGGGGAAATTGTCAGGGAAGAGCTCACCCAAATCTGGGGCGGGTTCGCCGAGGAATTTGGATGATGCGCTTGATCCGCTGAATGGGGAGCACTGGACTCAGCAC CCCGTTGAAGACGACAGCGACTCGGTCCTTGACAGCATTCTGAGTTCCACCGCGAGTCTGTCCTCGAGTATATTTGAATACCGCAACATCAACGGCCGGACGTTCCACAGCGACAAGACCAACGCCGAGTACTGGGGTCCGAACGATGACAAGCAGCTGCAGAGCCAGGATATCATTCACCACTGCCTGACGCTTgtgctggaggggaggttgtaTCTGGCGCCGATTGACGCGGGGAAGATTAGCAAGGTTTTGGACGTGGGCACTGGAGGGGGCTTGTGGGCCat TGACTTTGCGGACCTGCACCCCAACCTGGAGGTGACGGGGACGGACATCTCCCCTGTGCAGCCCTCGTGGGTGCCCCCCAATGTGAGATTCGAGATTGAGGACGCGACGCTGCCGTGGACGTTCAGGGAGAATTCCTTTGACTTTGTGCACATGAGGTATTTGTTCGGCTCGATTCCGGACTGGGATGCGATTTTTGAGCAGGCTTATGCGGCGACGAAGCCGGGGGGGTGGATTGAGAGTTTTGAGGCGGATGCAAATCTGTACTCGGAAGATGGGACGGTGACGGAGGACTCGCCGATGGGGACGTGGACCAAAGTTttcaaggaggccaagaagaagttTGGGAGGACGTTCTTCCCTATTGAGGAGGACGTGCAGAGGAGAGGCATTGAGAAGGCTGGGTTTGTTAACATAACTGTGAAGGATATCAAG GTGCCGATGACGGGATTCCCGAAGGACCCGAAGCTGAAGGAGATTGGGCAGTATAGCCATTTGGCTATTGAGCAGGACTTGGAAG GCATGGTGCTCTACATTTTTGGAGAAGTCATGGGCTGGTCCGTGGTGGAGATCCACGCTTTCCTGGCTCACTTCCGTAAGCAGATGAGAAACAAGAACTGCCATCCTTTGTTTCCGATCAGGATTGTGTACGCCCAGAAgccagagaagaagaaggactgA
- a CDS encoding NRPS protein (SMCOG1002:AMP-dependent synthetase and ligase; COG:Q; EggNog:ENOG503P0UV; antiSMASH:Cluster_4): MASPQRFAPPRIDASTSWLMLEDEPLEARLLSVVSQVLGIDTATLRIQASFRELGGDEQSASALRQACLDAGMDIAVDDILRCSTLAELQTCITPCTTPARNIDNELDDAPFFALPDVDSHNNIMAQDDGGAHSRKPSQASQASSVTVGKQRTELEQALGIQPEIGRMATVRPKAGLLEGKLVALLTLASMQKEKTDSSPIDLIPQSHALFAGTQVANLRQAAESTLEPDAVPDLWIVLDGMPMTDSGDVDERRLRTWAQNINEDVHHQALSLELQETLQAPESGMEKTLQRLVSKILDVPQSQIGVNFSFSQLGGDEMTAMELAARCKHESIYIHASEALGSTTLSELAAIAATRGGLAHKWDEETSDVFDLSPMQHLYFQTSMGGDLKRRVGIEGSYRYNQSFLLRFKKHFSFADISAAVEAIVGHHPMLRTRFGRGLHGWVQRALPEVPGSYTISQNTIRSDKEAEEIIAKTQISINVETGPVFAVDCFTTQDEQQWIYLAAHHLAVDVPSWRTIIHDLDELLVNGSLLSQRSMPFHKWVDMQKADASGPDPRELLPFPVQPGDYAYWGLQDAANTYGDAVEVGFSLSHELTSILQTSCNQVFQTDSVDIYLAALMLSFAQTFHDRSVPAIWNQEHGRDPLNPDVDISETVGWVSSLCPIGQKVESGDDFITVLRHLKDTRRNIPGRGIQYFGSRFYHYNKADIVANDWPFEIIFRYAGSMQHLERDDGVLEQLPIPGRSLGSRTSDIGADVGRIAMFEVDAVVDQGMARVKFLYSKHSTDQTRISQWIHNYEHLLLEAIGRLRYHPQELTLTDVPHLDVTYEGLQTFNKERLLTLNLPSVRDVETIYPVTAVQQSILISQALRPDTCYVHAIYEFASPNGDPIDISRICTAWQQVTMRHAALRTVFTESVSETGLWDKVILRRASPEMLFIDTAPAEDPVYELSNLPNLRPSDSKPLHRLTVCKAPTRTLVKLDISTALCDSISIHLLLHDLRRVYATERAIMEPEQFQYPDYLFFLKNVRQESSLKYWREKLTGVTPCMFPRLTVLPEEQKFVNAGLELDITSYELANFTRTHKISAAAVLRLAWGLLLRCFTGSNQVCFGFQTAGRDEANVGMRHAVGSFANTVACTFELLTYGPVIHALQKVEEELQATLPHQNFTMAELQHAMGAKGGERLYNSCLTFTEEPAGLNSKFTTRTSFELKPITLQQTFDTDVVVNTRFTGGKLFVDIGQRIMSPEQSINVASTFGKAIRAILATPNSSIGLVDLFTDRDLAQILAWDAESPQLTETLTDTVVHELISRQAEMQPSSQAICSWDGSYTYLQLEEEATKLAHHLVDAGVGPHSVVPVVMDKCKLAPVAMLAVLKAGAAFVPVDSLELGIIQPIFERLTNSRVAVSSELAAPVLSNLFDQVVVVTSELMGAIPDNLGSLTSMAAPTDAACVLFVPTSTSEARGVTFSHSALATALVGQGPAARITPLSRVMQLSSFNVDICITEIFTTLVYGACVCIPSAAEKLQDFGAAVNRMQVNWSYMTPLLSRKLDPTLLPSLKVVCFRTRSLDDDTYNIWHGKVNVVLAYGPQDCCPLGIAFLEAMGTHHLRSIGRPFSGNLLIVNPEDHKKRVPVGAVGELVVEGPTLGFSYPNRESTVSPMSPLGTTGGKARYFKTGHRARYTEGGLMEFISSQREDIDLDGKTINVTEIEQYLRRCLGRGMDVIVDIVAFRGPKSDTILAAFVEFGDRIEVDESLSSLSLATQEQLATVKQLVQAGLENRPPPCMLPSVFIPVKHLPVTPSLKVNRRRLQKMITGMTKEELFSICAFSTEARLAMLKPLPPTESEEKMRLLWARVLGMEDSKITALDTFFGLGGDVIMAGQLVAACRREGISLPIAKVLQNATLAELSRTVAETASPQSLPVPQAPTSPPPPVPTASNSPAPPPTPNQTPVPNPSSTAQSSNAIKEVFIEKVIAPKIGVDPSSIADAAEASSVQIRYIETGMLRGRSNINYLTFNFIGAVDSKKLETACKTLISIHPILRTVFVPYNRRVYQAVLKNPDIEFRRHYCPTWRLATMLEKIVKKDQSSGTKFETPMTKFMFLDGSKQSVLILRLTKAQYDDLSVALLVKDLKRIYDGSQPAPKRPSYCDFLRTAQLSMAQGPGAEEYWRALLEGAVMTQVVAHSQPYQMSTHVKTIRNPMLSLGPLSSLGISFETVLKAAWGMTLAKLSATSDVVFGELIDGRHVRLPGNVSVAGVMGPTVNTIPIRIQFPDASLTPMSLLQYVQAQHGAGVPFENLGTLFLIEKCTPWPYWTRFSTVVRHQYEDTAILPNEPKSFHLGAASCKFTINESRAQDIPDLFVRSVVRPPGRVEISISYCSERIPEAFADHALRMLATNITMLTNANLTQELIPQGYQYRNMMRRIPLTPSESASSQSSEADSLNLINSLSQEQITLIRTAVSNTWSTILNPLALGVPEDQVHNASFYDLWGSLIPASQMMQQLNRELPKANIPGADANLKVTMEEIIENATMLKQFEVIASKVKPLGNKDAARKEKSRETTRVGTDSPKLSGLQQKRKPSMNNLAAPASSSSLGSRIRRLASTVGRTNSPPIARPQTATSPPPVTPTTPVAIGLASAMVADMSPLAPKLVGSLSPSMASTPTMRNGASSAAGVPNSAPQLPSLPLFESIAEESEAASDNTLKPAAWRKASPLLPGSSADSMTTGSSASSHHSGEGLGLMARIDEHDTEEDTIVATNNQIRTGANTPMITEEIIADEAEDVASPLAAPPTTTPKTGSTRYFSTTSSGQAESTAGVREAKERSKLWGKTGMSPVVG; the protein is encoded by the exons ATGGCCTCCCCCCAGAGGTTTGCCCCTCCGCGCATCGATGCCTCGACTTCCTGGTTAATGCTCGAAGACGAACCCCTCGAAGCGCGTTTGCTTAGTGTGGTTTCTCAGGTCTTGGGAATCGACACGGCAACACTGCGGATACAGGCCTCCTTCAGAGAGTTGGGAGGTGACGAACAGAGCGCCTCTGCGCTAAGACAGGCTTGCCTGGATGCTGGGATGGATATTGCTGTGGACGACATTCTTCGATGTTCGACCCTCGCCGAATTACAGACATGCATAACGCCATGCACCACGCCAGCGCGAAACATCGACAATGAACTCGACGATGCCCCATTTTTTGCCCTTCCTGACGTCGACAGCCACAACAATATTATGGCGCAAGATGATGGCGGGGCTCATTCGCGCAAGCCAAGCCAGGCGAGCCAGGCCAGTTCGGTGACAGTGGGGAAGCAGAGAACGGAACTCGAACAAGCGCTTGGGATACAACCAGAGATTGGGAGGATGGCCACGGTAAGGCCAAAagctgggttgttggagggcaAGCTGGTGGCTCTTCTCACTCTCGCTTCCATGCAGAAAGAGAAGACAGATTCCTCGCCGATCGATCTCATTCCACAGTCACACGCCCTCTTTGCCGGTACCCAAGTTGCCAACTTACGGCAAGCAGCCGAGTCAACTCTGGAGCCCGACGCCGTGCCAGACTTGTGGATTGTGTTGGACGGAATGCCCATGACAGACTCTGGCGACGTGGACGAGAGACGGTTGCGAACATGGGCCCAGAACATCAATGAGgatgtccaccaccaggctCTCAGCTTGGAGCTTCAAGAAACATTGCAAGCCCCAGAATCGGGCATGGAAAAGACACTGCAGAGGCTGGTCAGCAAAATACTGGATGTCCCACAGAGTCAGATTGGCGTCAATTTCTCCTTCTCGCAATTGGGCGGGGATGAGATGACAGCTATGGAACTCGCTGCTCGATGCAAACATGAGTCCATATATATCCACGCTTCCGAAGCCCTCGGATCAACAACACTGTCCGAGTTGGCAGCCATTGCAGCAACCCGGGGCGGGCTGGCTCACAAATGGGACGAGGAGACATCGGATGTCTTTGATCTATCACCAATGCAGCACTTGTACTTCCAGACCTCGATGGGCGGTGATCTCAAGCGGAGAGTTGGCATTGAAGGGAGCTACCGCTACAACCAGAGCTTTCTCTTGCGGTTCAAGAAACACTTCAGCTTTGCCGATatctccgccgccgtcgaggcAATCGTTGGGCACCACCCCATGCTCCGCACGCGCTTCGGCCGGGGATTGCATGGGTGGGTGCAAAGGGCGCTGCCCGAGGTACCGGGCTCATACACGATATCTCAAAACACCATCCGATCCGAcaaggaagccgaggaaATTATCGCCAAGACGCAAATATCCATCAACGTCGAGACAGGACCGGTGTTTGCAGTTGACTGCTTCACTACCCAGGATGAGCAGCAGTGGATTTACTTGGCCGCCCACCACCTTGCGGTCGATGTTCCATCCTGGCGCACCATTATTCATGATTTGGACGAGCTCCTCGTGAACGGTAGTCTGCTGTCACAAAGGTCAATGCCATTCCACAAGTGGGTTGACATGCAGAAAGCTGACGCCAGTGGCCCGGACCCAAGGGAGCTGCTCCCCTTCCCAGTCCAACCCGGCGATTATGCCTACTGGGGCCTCCAAGATGCCGCCAACACATATGGCGATGCTGTCGAGGTCGGCTTCTCGCTTAGCCACGAACTTACCTCGATACTCCAAACGTCATGCAACCAAGTATTCCAGACAGATTCCGTTGACATTTACCTTGCCGCCCTCATGCTGTCTTTCGCCCAGACCTTCCACGACCGATCTGTGCCAGCCATTTGGAACCAAGAGCACGGGAGAGACCCCCTAAACCCTGATGTCGATATCTCCGAGACAGTGGGGTGGGTCAGTTCCCTTTGCCCCATTGGCCAAAAGGTCGAGAGCGGGGACGACTTCATCACGGTTCTTCGCCACCTGAAAGATACAAGAAGAAATATTCCAGGACGAGGGATACAGTACTTCGGGTCGCGCTTCTACCACTACAACAAGGCCGATATCGTCGCTAACGACTGGCCATTTGAGATCATATTTCGTTACGCCGGTTCTATGCAGCATCTGGAAAGAGATGATGGCGTCCTAGAGCAACTTCCGATTCCCGGCCGGTCATTGGGCTCAAGAACCTCCGATATTGGAGCCGACGTGGGCCGCATTGCAATGTTTGAGGTTGACGCTGTGGTCGATCAagggatggcgagggtgaaaTTTCTCTACAGCAAACATTCCACAGACCAGACTCGGATATCACAGTGGATACACAACTACGAGCATCTGTTGCTGGAGGCTATTGGACGACTCAGGTACCACCCGCAGGAACTGACCTTGACCGACGTGCCGCATCTAGATGTTACATATGAGGGCTTGCAAACCTTTAACAAGGAACGGCTCTTGACACTCAACCTTCCCAGCGTCCGCGATGTCGAGACCATTTACCCAGTCACCGCTGTCCAGCAGAGCATCCTGATCAGCCAGGCCTTGAGACCCGATACGTGCTATGTTCATGCAATTTACGAGTTTGCGTCCCCTAATGGTGACCCCATCGATATTTCGAGGATATGCACAGCCTGGCAACAAGTCACCATGAGACATGCGGCACTGAGGACCGTGTTTACCGAGAGCGTCAGCGAAACAGGCCTCTGGGACAAGGTGATACTGCGCCGGGCGTCTCCTGAAATGTTGTTCATCGACACAGCGCCCGCTGAAGATCCAGTGTACGAGCTCAGCAACCTCCCTAACCTCCGACCTTCAGATAGCAAGCCTCTCCACAGGCTGACAGTCTGCAAGGCGCCCACAAGGACTTTGGTGAAGCTGGATATCAGCACTGCTCTTTGTGAT TCCATCAGCAttcaccttctccttcatgACTTGCGACGAGTGTACGCCACCGAGAGGGCCATCATGGAACCAGAGCAGTTTCAATATCCCGATTACCTTTTTTTCCTCAAAAATGTCCGGCAAGAAAGCAGTCTCAAATACTGGCGTGAGAAACTGACTGGGGTCACCCCCTGCATGTTTCCGCGGCTCACTGTTCTTCCTGAAGAGCAGAAGTTTGTTAACGCTGGTCTGGAGCTTGACATCACTTCGTACGAGTTGGCCAACTTCACTCGGACTCACAAGATTTCTGCCGCTGCAGTACTTCGTCTCGCTTGGGGACTGCTCCTACGGTGCTTTACAGGCTCCAATCAAGTTTGCTTTGGCTTCCAAACAGCTGGGCGTGACGAGGCAAATGTTGGAATGAGACACGCAGTGGGGTCCTTTGCGAACACAGTTGCCTGCACCTTCGAACTTTTAACATATGGCCCGGTGATTCACGCCCTTCaaaaggttgaggaggagctccaGGCGACCCTGCCTCATCAGAATTTCACCATGGCTGAGTTGCAACATGCCATGGGCGCCAAGGGTGGTGAGCGTTTATATAACTCTTGTTTAACTTTCACAGAAGAACCGGCTGGGTTGAACAGCAAGTTTACGACAAGAACGAGCTTCGAGTTGAAACCGATAACACTGCAGCAGACATTCGACACAGATGTCGTCGTAAATACACGATTCACTGGCGGAAAGCTGTTTGTCGATATTGGTCAACGAATCATGTCACCAGAGCAGTCGATCAACGTTGCCAGCACCTTTGGCAAGGCCATCCGGGCTATTTTGGCAACACCCAACAGCTCAATCGGCCTCGTTGACCTCTTCACTGACAGAGACCTCGCCCAAATCCTGGCTTGGGATGCCGAATCTCCCCAGTTAACCGAGACACTCACTGACACGGTTGTGCATGAGTTGATTTCGAGGCAGGCGGAGATGCAGCCCTCATCGCAGGCCATATGTTCCTGGGATGGCTCATACACATATCTGCAactggaggaagaggcgaCCAAGCTCGCTCATCACTTGGTGGATGCAGGGGTTGGGCCTCATTCCGTGGTTCCTGTGGTGATGGACAAATGCAAGCTTGCTCCTGTCGCTATGCTGGCCGTCCTCAA GGCCGGTGCTGCATTCGTTCCCGTGGATTCGCTCGAGCTTGGTATCATCCAGCCGATTTTTGAACGGCTCACCAACTCGAGGGTTGCTGTTTCGTCTGAACTTGCGGCCCCTGTTCTCAGCAATCTTTTTGATCAAGTAGTTGTCGTTACCTCTGAGCTCATGGGGGCAATTCCAGATAACCTAGGATCGCTGACCTCGATGGCCGCCCCGACAGATGCTGCCTGTGTCCTTTTCGTTCCTACATCAACCAGCGAGGCCCGGGGGGTCACCTTCAGCCACTCTGCCCTGGCTACCGCTTTGGTTGGCCAAGGCCCTGCTGCTCGGATCACACCACTCAGTCGCGTCATGCAGCTATCGTCCTTCAATGTCGACATTTGTATTACCGAGATTTTCACAACGCTGGTCTATGGCGCTTGTGTTTGCATACCATCGGCTGCTGAGAAGCTACAGGATTTTGGTGCGGCCGTCAACCGCATGCAGGTCAACTGGAGTTACATGACGCCTCTGCTGTCGAGGAAACTGGATCCGACCCTTCTACCTTCTCTCAAAGTTGTTTGTTTCCGGACACGAAGCCTTGACGATGACACGTACAACATTTGGCATGGGAAGGTCAACGTCGTGCTGGCCTATGGGCCACAGGATTGTTGTCCTCTCGGGATTGCCTTCCTCGAAGCAATGGGAACACATCATCTACGCAGCATCGGGCGACCTTTCAGCGGAAATCTCCTCATTGTTAACCCAGAAGACCACAAGAAGCGTGTTCCGGTTGGCGCTGTTGGAGAGCTTGTTGTGGAGGGACCAACACTGGGCTTCTCCTACCCAAACAGGGAATCCACTGTGAGCCCGATGTCGCCCCTCGGAACTACCGGAGGCAAGGCCCGCTACTTCAAGACTGGTCACCGCGCCAGATACACCGAGGGTGGTCTTATGGAATTTATCTCTAGTCAGAGGGAGGATATTGACCTTGACGGCAAAACGATCAACGTTACGGAGATCGAGCAGTATCTTCGACGTTGCCTGGGTCGCGGCATGGACGTTATCGTGGATATTGTGGCATTCCGAGGACCGAAATCCGACACCATTTTAGCTGCATTTGTGGAGTTTGGTGATCGCATTGAGGTGGATGAAAGCCTTAGCTCGCTGAGCCTTGCCACCCAGGAGCAGTTGGCTACGGTGAAGCAGCTGGTTCAGGCTGGACTGGAGAACCGACCGCCCCCGTGCATGCTGCCCTCGGTCTTCATACCCGTCAAGCATCTCCCGGTCACGCCGTCTCTCAAGGTCAACCGACGACGTCTACAGAAGATGATCACTGGGATGACCAAAGAGGAACTGTTCAGCATTTGCGCCTTCTCTACCGAAGCGAGACTGGCCATGCTGAAGCCACTGCCACCGACAGAAAGTGAGGAGAAAATGAGATTGTTGTGGGCAAGGGTTTTGGGCATGGAAGATTCCAAGATCACGGCTTTGGATACCTTCTTTGGACTTGGAGGCGATGTGATCATGGCTGGGCAACTAGTAGCCGCTTGCCGCCGCGAGGGCATTTCACTTCCGATCGCCAAAGTACTTCAAAATGCCACCTTGGCTGAACTCAGCAGGACCGTTGCGGAGACTGCAAGTCCTCAGAGCCTACCCGTTCCGCAagcacccacctctccaccaccaccggttCCCACAGCATCAAATTCGCctgcgccaccaccaacccccaaccaaaccccTGTTCCCAACCCTTCATCAACTGCCCAATCATCGAACGCTATCAAGGAAGTCTTCATTGAGAAGGTTATTGCGCCCAAGATTGGAGTGGACCCAAGCTCGATTGCCGATGCAGCCGAAGCCTCGTCTGTTCAGATCAGGTACATTGAGACGGGTATGCTGCGTGGACGATCCAACATCAATTACTTGACGTTCAACTTCATCGGCGCGGTGGACTCCAAGAAGTTGGAAACAGCCTGCAAAACCTTGATCAGCATTCATCCAATTCTACGCACTGTATTTGTCCCATATAATCGTCGAGTGTACCAGGCTGTTCTCAAGAATCCCGACATCGAGTTCCGTCGTCATTACTGCCCGACCTGGAGGCTTGCCAccatgttggagaagattgTCAAAAAGGACCAGTCCTCTGGCACCAAGTTTGAAACACCAATGACAAAATTCATGTTTTTGGACGGGAGCAAACAGTCGGTTCTAATTCTAAGGCTCACCAAGGCTCAATATGATGACTTGTCGGTGGCCTTGTTGGTCAAGGACCTCAAGCGAATTTACGATGGATCTCAACCGGCACCCAAAAGGCCAAGTTATTGCGATTTCCTGCGGACTGCCCAGCTCTCCATGGCCCAAGGCCCGGGTGCGGAGGAGTACTGGCGAGCGTTACTAGAGGGCGCTGTGATGACACAGGTTGTTGCCCATTCTCAGCCCTACCAGATGTCGACCCACGTCAAGACAATTCGAAACCCCATGCTATCTCTGGGACCCCTTTCAAGTCTCGGTATCTCATTCGAGACAGTCCTCAAGGCAGCTTGGGGTATGACGCTTGCCAAGCTCTCGGCAACGTCCGATGTCGTTTTTGGAGAACTGATCGATGGGCGACATGTGCGGCTACCTGGGAATGTATCTGTTGCTGGTGTGATGGGCCCAACCGTCAATACGATCCCCATCCGTATTCAGTTTCCCGACGCCTCATTGACGCCCATGAGTTTGCTTCAATACGTCCAAGCCCAGCACGGTGCCGGCGTGCCATTTGAGAACCTCGGGACTCTTTTTCTGATCGAAAAGTGCACACCATGGCCATACTGGACACGTTTCAGTACGGTTGTTCGACATCAGTATGAGGATACCGCCATCCTGCCCAATGAGCCCAAGTCATTTCATCTTGGTGCAGCGTCATGCAAATTCACCATCAACGAGTCCAGAGCCCAGGACATTCCAGATCTCTTTGTGAGATCTGTGGTTCGACCCCCTGGCCGAGTTGAAATATCCATTTCGTACTGCTCTGAGCGGATCCCGGAAGCGTTTGCCGACCACGCTCTCCGCATGCTGgcaaccaacatcaccatgcTGACCAATGCCAACCTCACGCAAGAGCTGATCCCACAGGGGTATCAGTATCGCAATATGATGAGGCGAATTCCCCTGACACCGAGCGAGTCAGCTTCTAGCCAGAGCTCAGAAGCCGACAGCTTGAATCTGATCAACTCCCTCAGCCAAGAACAGATCACGCTCATTAGGACGGCGGTTTCCAATACATGGTCGACGATTTTGAATCCTCTTGCGCTCGGAGTGCCGGAGGATCAGGTGCACAATGCCTCATTTTACGATCTCTGGGGCAGTCTGATCCCGGCGTCGCAAATGATGCAGCAGTTGAACCGGGAGCTTCCCAAAGCCAACATCCCAGGCGCCGATGCCAATCTCAAGGTCACGATGGAAGAGATTATTGAAAACGCCACCATGCTCAAGCAGTTTGAAGTCATCGCGTCCAAGGTGAAGCCGCTAGGAAACAAAGATGCAGCAAGGAAGGAGAAGTCAAGGGAGACCACCCGGGTGGGCACCGATAGCCCCAAACTCTCGGGTTTGCAACAGAAGCGAAAGCCAAGCATGAACAACTTGGCCGCCCCAGCGAGCTCGAGCTCCCTTGGATCACGCATCCGCCGTCTGGCGAGCACCGTGGGCCGTACTAACTCGCCGCCCATTGCCAGACCACAGACggcaacctctcccccaccggttacgccaacaaccccagtTGCCATCGGATTGGCATCTGCCATGGTGGCGGACATGTCACCGCTTGCGCCCAAGCTCGTCGGGAGTCTGTCTCCAAGCATGGCAAGCACACCTACCATGCGCAATGGCGCCAGCAGCGCGGCTGGTGTACCAAATTCTGCGCCCCAGCTGCCAAGCTTACCGCTATTTGAGTCCATCGCCGAAGAATCAGAAGCTGCCAGCGACAACACGCTCAAGCCAGCCGCATGGAGGAAAGCAAGTCCACTGCTCCCAGGCAGTTCAGCCGACAGCATGACGACGGGAAGTTcagccagcagccaccacagTGGTGAAGGGCTGGGGCTGATGGCTAGGATTGACGAGCATGACACGGAGGAGGACACCATTGTTGCCACAAATAACCAAATCCGCACTGGAGCCAATACACCTATGATCACAGAGGAGATTATTGCTGATGAAGCCGAGGATGTGGCCAGCCCGCTTGCAGCGCCGCCTACTACGACGCCCAAGACGGGGAGCACCAGGTATTTTTCTACAACATCAAGTGGGCAGGCTGAATCAACAGCGGGCGTGAgggaagcaaaagaaagGAGTAAATTGTGGGGGAAGACGGGGATGTCACCTGTTGTTGGGTAG